A section of the Desulfatiglans anilini DSM 4660 genome encodes:
- a CDS encoding ABC transporter ATP-binding protein has translation MIRIENLHKSFDGHAVLKGIDLEIRKGEVVALIGGSGSGKSVLIKHVAGLLKPDRGAVSVDGKNMAALKGKERIALRARLGFLFQGGALFDSMTVYENVAFPLKEKFRLSEKRVEARVLEELENVGLAGAENKFPSQISGGMAKRAALARALVTDPEIMLFDEPTTGLDPVTGLNIIRLIDACRKRLHFTGIIVTHAVPRVFAIVDKVVMLHEGRIKLEGRPKDFMESGDPLVQAFVGHSLEGVEDTPTGSEGS, from the coding sequence ATGATCAGGATCGAAAATTTACATAAGTCCTTCGATGGGCATGCCGTTCTGAAGGGGATCGATCTGGAGATCCGCAAGGGCGAGGTCGTGGCCTTGATCGGGGGCAGCGGGTCCGGAAAGAGCGTCTTGATCAAGCATGTGGCAGGCCTGCTGAAGCCCGACCGCGGAGCTGTTTCGGTCGACGGCAAGAACATGGCGGCGCTGAAGGGCAAGGAACGGATCGCGCTGAGGGCCCGCCTGGGCTTCCTTTTCCAGGGCGGCGCCCTTTTCGACTCCATGACGGTTTACGAGAACGTTGCCTTCCCCCTCAAGGAGAAGTTCCGCCTGAGCGAGAAGCGGGTCGAGGCGCGGGTGTTGGAAGAACTCGAGAACGTCGGGCTCGCCGGTGCGGAGAACAAGTTCCCCTCCCAGATCAGCGGCGGGATGGCCAAGCGCGCGGCCCTTGCGCGGGCCCTGGTCACCGATCCGGAGATCATGCTGTTCGATGAACCGACCACGGGTCTGGATCCGGTCACGGGATTGAATATCATCCGCCTGATCGATGCGTGCCGGAAGCGGCTTCATTTTACCGGCATCATCGTGACCCACGCCGTCCCGAGGGTATTCGCGATCGTCGACAAGGTCGTCATGCTTCACGAGGGAAGGATAAAACTCGAGGGCCGGCCCAAGGATTTCATGGAATCAGGGGATCCGCTGGTGCAGGCGTTTGTCGGTCACAGCCTGGAGGGGGTGGAGGATACTCCCACAGGGAGCGAGGGCTCCTGA
- the mlaD gene encoding outer membrane lipid asymmetry maintenance protein MlaD translates to MKKFDLEFTVGLFVIAGIICLAYLSVRLARMEITGGSGYEIEACFTNTGGLKTGAAVTISGVEVGRVKSIALEDYFACVVMQLPKGLAVQDDAIVSIKTKGLIGEKFVEISPGASETLIEPGGRIRDTQPALDFEELISNFVFGKV, encoded by the coding sequence ATGAAAAAATTTGATCTGGAGTTCACGGTTGGATTATTTGTCATCGCGGGGATCATCTGCCTCGCCTATTTGTCGGTTCGATTGGCACGGATGGAAATCACAGGCGGATCAGGCTATGAAATCGAGGCCTGTTTCACCAATACAGGCGGGCTCAAGACCGGCGCGGCGGTGACGATCAGCGGCGTGGAGGTAGGCCGTGTGAAATCCATTGCACTGGAGGACTACTTCGCCTGCGTCGTCATGCAATTGCCGAAGGGGTTGGCTGTGCAGGACGACGCCATCGTTTCCATCAAGACCAAGGGGCTGATCGGCGAAAAATTCGTTGAAATCTCGCCCGGCGCCTCCGAAACACTCATCGAGCCGGGCGGACGCATCAGGGACACTCAGCCCGCCCTCGATTTCGAAGAATT